A window from Cellulomonas sp. C5510 encodes these proteins:
- a CDS encoding ABC transporter substrate-binding protein, with protein MTRIRRRRAGVVVAGGLGFALALTACSGGDSGDESTGGSGGDTGASSEIDCSAYDEFGDLDGTTVTVYTSIVEPEQKTQEDSYTPFEECTGVTVEYEGSREFEAQLLVRIQAGNAPDIAYLPQPGLLKTIVQDFPDAIVPAPDATAANVDEFFSESWKDYGSVDGTFYAAPLGANAKSFVWYSPAMFEDAGYEIPETWDDMMDLSQQIVDAGAMPWCAGVESGDATGWPGTDWVEDVMLRTAGPDVYDQWYSHEIPFNDPQVNEAFDTVGEILKNPDYVNAGLGGVDSIATTPWTDAGYPILDGTCWMHRAANFYATQWPEGTEVAPDGDVYAFYLPTNQTDIKPVLGGGEFVAAFNDRPEVQAFQTYLSSADWANAKAKATPMGGWVSANNGLDTENLATDFDKLSAEILSDPDAVIRFDASDLMPGEVGAGTFWTGIVNWLTGSSTEEVTDAIEASWPSS; from the coding sequence ATGACCAGGATTCGTCGACGCCGGGCAGGCGTCGTCGTCGCCGGCGGGCTCGGGTTCGCGCTCGCGCTGACGGCATGTTCCGGGGGCGACTCGGGCGACGAGAGCACGGGGGGCAGCGGCGGGGACACCGGCGCGTCGTCCGAGATCGACTGCTCCGCCTACGACGAGTTCGGCGACCTCGACGGCACCACGGTGACCGTCTACACGTCGATCGTCGAGCCCGAGCAGAAGACCCAGGAGGACTCGTACACCCCGTTCGAGGAGTGCACCGGCGTCACGGTGGAGTACGAGGGCTCCCGTGAGTTCGAGGCCCAGCTGCTGGTCCGCATCCAGGCCGGCAACGCCCCGGACATCGCGTACCTGCCGCAGCCCGGCCTGCTGAAGACGATCGTCCAGGACTTCCCGGACGCGATCGTCCCGGCGCCCGACGCGACCGCGGCCAACGTGGACGAGTTCTTCTCCGAGTCGTGGAAGGACTACGGGTCGGTCGACGGCACGTTCTACGCGGCCCCGCTCGGCGCCAACGCGAAGTCGTTCGTCTGGTACTCGCCGGCGATGTTCGAGGACGCCGGGTACGAGATCCCGGAGACCTGGGACGACATGATGGACCTGTCCCAGCAGATCGTCGACGCCGGTGCCATGCCGTGGTGCGCGGGCGTGGAGTCCGGCGACGCCACCGGCTGGCCGGGCACCGACTGGGTCGAGGACGTCATGCTCCGCACCGCGGGCCCGGACGTCTACGACCAGTGGTACTCGCACGAGATCCCGTTCAACGACCCGCAGGTCAACGAGGCCTTCGACACGGTCGGCGAGATCCTCAAGAACCCCGACTACGTGAACGCGGGCCTCGGCGGCGTGGACTCCATCGCCACCACCCCGTGGACGGACGCGGGCTACCCGATCCTCGACGGCACCTGCTGGATGCACCGCGCGGCGAACTTCTACGCCACGCAGTGGCCGGAGGGCACCGAGGTCGCGCCGGACGGTGACGTCTACGCGTTCTACCTGCCGACCAACCAGACCGACATCAAGCCGGTGCTCGGCGGCGGTGAGTTCGTGGCGGCCTTCAACGACCGTCCCGAGGTCCAGGCGTTCCAGACCTACCTGTCCTCCGCGGACTGGGCCAACGCCAAGGCCAAGGCCACCCCGATGGGCGGCTGGGTCAGCGCCAACAACGGGCTCGACACCGAGAACCTCGCCACCGACTTCGACAAGCTGTCGGCCGAGATCCTCTCCGACCCCGACGCCGTCATCCGGTTCGACGCGTCCGACCTGATGCCCGGCGAGGTGGGTGCCGGCACCTTCTGGACCGGCATCGTCAACTGGCTGACGGGCTCCTCCACCGAGGAGGTCACGGACGCGATCGAGGCCTCCTGGCCGTCGTCCTGA
- a CDS encoding carbohydrate ABC transporter permease, with amino-acid sequence MDWLTQASTPGEKFALMGFAIVLFVVVMGAILFLVDRPKRIPRWVVATAFAGPALLLLAFGLVRPAIITFWNSFFDKRGNEFIGLDNYQRALTEGQFQNVLVNTAMWVVLVPLLSTGIGLVYAVLVDRTRFEKLAKALVFVPMAISMVGASIIWKFVYEFKPNQPGVKQTGLLNQVLVWIGLEPQQFLINSPWNTMFLIVVMVWIQTGFAMTVLSAAIKAIPDDIVEAARLDGLGGMRMFRYITVPSIRPAMVVVLTTIAIGTLKVFDIVRTMTGGQFNTQVIANEFYTQSFRQNNQGLGAALAVILFILVIPIVIYNVRQLRKAEEIR; translated from the coding sequence ATGGACTGGCTGACGCAAGCATCGACGCCTGGCGAGAAGTTCGCCCTCATGGGGTTCGCCATCGTCCTGTTCGTCGTCGTGATGGGCGCGATCCTCTTCCTGGTGGACCGCCCCAAGAGGATCCCGCGCTGGGTGGTGGCCACGGCGTTCGCCGGGCCGGCGCTGCTGCTGCTGGCCTTCGGGCTGGTGCGGCCGGCGATCATCACGTTCTGGAACTCGTTCTTCGACAAGCGCGGCAACGAGTTCATCGGGCTCGACAACTACCAGCGCGCCCTGACCGAGGGGCAGTTCCAGAACGTCCTCGTCAACACCGCGATGTGGGTCGTGCTCGTCCCGCTGCTGTCCACCGGCATCGGTCTGGTCTACGCGGTGCTGGTGGACCGGACGCGGTTCGAGAAGCTCGCCAAGGCGCTCGTGTTCGTGCCCATGGCCATCTCGATGGTGGGCGCCTCGATCATCTGGAAGTTCGTCTACGAGTTCAAGCCGAACCAGCCCGGGGTCAAGCAGACGGGTCTGCTGAACCAGGTGCTGGTGTGGATCGGCCTCGAACCCCAGCAGTTCCTCATCAACTCGCCGTGGAACACCATGTTCCTCATCGTCGTGATGGTGTGGATCCAGACCGGTTTCGCGATGACCGTGCTCTCCGCGGCCATCAAGGCGATCCCGGACGACATCGTCGAGGCCGCGCGCCTCGACGGTCTCGGCGGCATGCGGATGTTCCGGTACATCACCGTGCCGTCCATCCGCCCCGCGATGGTCGTCGTGCTGACCACCATCGCCATCGGCACGCTCAAGGTCTTCGACATCGTGCGCACCATGACCGGCGGGCAGTTCAACACCCAGGTCATCGCGAACGAGTTCTACACGCAGTCCTTCCGGCAGAACAACCAGGGCCTGGGCGCCGCGCTCGCGGTGATCCTGTTCATCCTGGTGATCCCGATCGTCATCTACAACGTGCGGCAGCTGCGGAAGGCGGAGGAGATCCGATGA
- a CDS encoding carbohydrate ABC transporter permease: protein MTSTPPPPVVPTAAAIDEAASGTGSTSVGSRRLSRLERRAIATKGKLSSPWASFAAILIAVLWTIPSIGLLVTSFRPELDIRRSGWWTVFGGLFSGDAEFTLDNYDQALFGSGADLATYFVNSFVITLPAVVIPITIALLAAYAFAWIDFKGREFLFVAVFALQIVPLQVALVPLLRDYVSVGVEGSFWTVWLSHSIFALPLAIFLLHNFMKEIPSSLVEAARVDGAGHVKIFFRVLLPLLVPAIAAFGIFQFLWVWNDLLVGLTFANPTSRPLTVAVAEMAGTRGGDWHVLTAGAFISMVVPLIVFISLQRYFVRGLLAGSVKG from the coding sequence ATGACGTCCACACCCCCGCCCCCTGTGGTCCCCACGGCCGCCGCCATCGACGAGGCGGCCTCGGGAACCGGCTCGACGTCAGTCGGCTCGCGCCGGCTCAGCCGCCTCGAGCGCCGGGCCATCGCCACCAAGGGCAAGCTGTCGTCGCCCTGGGCCTCGTTCGCGGCGATCCTCATCGCGGTCCTGTGGACGATCCCCTCGATCGGCCTGCTCGTCACGTCGTTCCGGCCCGAGCTCGACATCCGGCGCTCCGGCTGGTGGACGGTGTTCGGCGGGCTGTTCTCCGGTGACGCCGAGTTCACGCTCGACAACTACGACCAGGCGCTGTTCGGGTCGGGCGCGGACCTGGCGACGTACTTCGTCAACTCGTTCGTCATCACGCTCCCGGCCGTGGTCATCCCGATCACGATCGCGCTGCTGGCGGCGTACGCGTTCGCGTGGATCGACTTCAAGGGTCGCGAGTTCCTGTTCGTCGCCGTGTTCGCCCTGCAGATCGTCCCGCTCCAGGTCGCGCTCGTCCCGCTGCTGCGCGACTACGTGAGCGTCGGCGTCGAGGGGTCGTTCTGGACGGTGTGGCTGTCGCACTCGATCTTCGCGCTGCCGCTGGCGATCTTCCTGCTCCACAACTTCATGAAGGAGATCCCGTCGTCGCTCGTCGAGGCGGCGCGGGTCGACGGCGCGGGCCACGTGAAGATCTTCTTCCGGGTGCTCCTGCCGCTCCTGGTGCCGGCCATCGCGGCGTTCGGCATCTTCCAGTTCCTGTGGGTGTGGAACGACCTGCTCGTCGGCCTCACGTTCGCCAACCCGACCTCGCGGCCTCTGACGGTGGCGGTCGCCGAGATGGCGGGCACCCGCGGCGGCGACTGGCACGTGCTCACGGCCGGCGCGTTCATCTCGATGGTCGTGCCGCTGATCGTGTTCATCTCGCTGCAGCGGTACTTCGTCCGCGGCCTGCTCGCGGGGTCCGTGAAGGGCTGA
- a CDS encoding DMT family transporter yields MRATTEGTPSAPGEPAAPGSRTDAGPGGTGGDGAGGGRLGGGPGGALARVPAPALFLVSGLAQYGGAALAVALFAVVPSPTVAWLRIAVAALVLLAWRRPWRARWTRADLGAAALFGVVLAAMNVTFYVAIDVLPLGTAVAIEFIGPVAVAAVTGRTWRERLGIVVAAAGVVALAGVELSGGGEDSLRGLVAIGLAAACWAGYIVLGRRVAQGSARRPAGADGEVGAAAAGTSPARPDGITSLAVGMTTGALVGAPFLAAPSAPVLHDARLALAVLGIAVLSSVVPYAIEQVVLRRVTAATFAVLLAMLPATAAVVGAVALRQWPHGWEVVGLACVSVAIVLTATRRDPGRADG; encoded by the coding sequence ATGCGCGCGACGACGGAGGGGACGCCCTCGGCCCCCGGGGAGCCGGCCGCGCCGGGGTCGCGGACGGACGCCGGCCCGGGCGGCACGGGTGGCGACGGCGCGGGCGGTGGCCGCCTCGGCGGTGGTCCGGGCGGTGCGCTCGCCCGGGTCCCGGCGCCGGCGCTGTTCCTCGTCTCCGGCCTCGCGCAGTACGGCGGCGCCGCCCTGGCGGTGGCGCTGTTCGCCGTCGTCCCGTCCCCCACCGTGGCGTGGCTGCGGATCGCGGTCGCGGCGCTCGTGCTGCTCGCGTGGCGCCGGCCGTGGCGCGCGCGCTGGACCCGCGCGGACCTCGGCGCGGCCGCGCTGTTCGGGGTGGTGCTCGCCGCCATGAACGTGACGTTCTACGTGGCGATCGACGTGCTGCCCCTGGGCACCGCCGTGGCGATCGAGTTCATCGGCCCGGTCGCCGTGGCGGCCGTCACCGGGCGGACGTGGCGGGAGCGGCTCGGCATCGTCGTGGCCGCGGCCGGCGTCGTGGCGCTGGCCGGCGTGGAGCTGAGCGGCGGCGGCGAGGACAGCCTGCGCGGGCTCGTCGCCATCGGCCTGGCCGCGGCGTGCTGGGCGGGCTACATCGTGCTCGGGCGCCGCGTGGCGCAGGGGAGCGCCCGCCGGCCCGCCGGGGCGGACGGGGAGGTCGGCGCCGCCGCGGCAGGCACCTCGCCTGCACGGCCCGACGGGATCACCTCGCTGGCCGTCGGCATGACCACGGGCGCCCTCGTCGGGGCGCCGTTCCTCGCCGCGCCCTCCGCGCCCGTCCTGCACGACGCGCGCCTGGCGCTCGCCGTGCTCGGCATCGCCGTGCTGTCGTCCGTGGTGCCGTACGCGATCGAGCAGGTGGTGCTGCGCCGGGTCACCGCCGCGACGTTCGCGGTCCTGCTCGCGATGCTCCCGGCGACGGCGGCCGTGGTCGGGGCGGTCGCCCTGCGGCAGTGGCCGCACGGGTGGGAGGTCGTCGGGCTGGCGTGCGTGTCGGTGGCGATCGTCCTGACCGCGACCCGCCGCGACCCGGGCCGCGCGGACGGCTGA
- a CDS encoding LacI family DNA-binding transcriptional regulator, with protein sequence MAHGIVDVARAAGVSTATVSRALRGLPNVTAATRERVRRAADELGYVPSPSAASLASGRTRTIGLITPWVAHWFFAHVIEGAERALRVEDFDALLYTFELSRDVRRLRVDPDVLRRRVDGVLVVGLPLEAEEVAALEDLGYPLVFVGAGAPGRVTVGLDDVATARTAVAHLADLGHRTIAHLSGEPDDCLPWSPAVRRAAGWRAEMSARGLAVEGLEVHGHFDVAGGRASMHALLDRRPDVTAVFAASDEMAMGAILALRDRGLRVPDDVSVVGVDGHEMAEHLDLTTMAQNAHDQGVTAASMLLEMITGAPVPREVLFPTTLVERGSTARVRDQIVTGP encoded by the coding sequence ATGGCGCACGGCATCGTCGACGTGGCCCGGGCAGCCGGGGTGTCCACCGCGACCGTGTCGCGCGCCCTGCGGGGCCTGCCGAACGTCACCGCCGCCACGCGCGAGCGGGTGCGCCGGGCCGCGGACGAGCTCGGCTACGTGCCGTCGCCGTCGGCCGCGTCGCTCGCCTCGGGCCGGACGCGGACGATCGGCCTCATCACGCCCTGGGTCGCGCACTGGTTCTTCGCCCACGTCATCGAGGGCGCGGAGCGGGCGCTGCGGGTCGAGGACTTCGACGCCCTGCTCTACACGTTCGAGCTGAGCCGCGACGTGCGCCGGCTGCGCGTGGACCCGGACGTGCTGCGGCGGCGGGTGGACGGCGTGCTCGTGGTCGGCCTGCCGCTCGAGGCCGAGGAGGTCGCGGCGCTGGAGGACCTCGGCTACCCGCTGGTGTTCGTGGGCGCGGGGGCACCGGGCCGGGTCACGGTCGGGCTGGACGACGTGGCGACCGCGCGCACGGCGGTCGCGCACCTGGCGGACCTGGGGCACCGGACGATCGCGCACCTGTCGGGCGAACCCGACGACTGCCTGCCCTGGTCCCCGGCGGTGCGGCGCGCGGCCGGCTGGCGCGCCGAGATGTCCGCCCGTGGCCTGGCGGTCGAGGGCCTGGAGGTGCACGGGCACTTCGACGTGGCCGGGGGGCGGGCGTCGATGCACGCGCTGCTCGACCGCCGCCCGGACGTCACCGCCGTGTTCGCGGCGTCGGACGAGATGGCGATGGGCGCGATCCTCGCGCTGCGCGACCGGGGCCTGCGGGTGCCGGACGACGTGTCGGTGGTGGGGGTCGACGGGCACGAGATGGCCGAGCACCTCGACCTGACGACGATGGCGCAGAACGCGCACGACCAGGGCGTCACCGCGGCCTCGATGCTGCTCGAGATGATCACCGGCGCGCCGGTGCCGCGGGAGGTGCTGTTCCCGACGACGCTGGTGGAGCGCGGGTCGACCGCCCGGGTGCGTGACCAAATCGTGACCGGTCCGTAG